One region of Caldanaerovirga acetigignens genomic DNA includes:
- the xerD gene encoding site-specific tyrosine recombinase XerD: protein MEEMIRQFLNFISVEKGLAPNTIESYQRDLQNYLRFLKSQNVTDFNFTSKTTIISYLLLMQKSGKASSSISRACAAIKSFYHFLMRERYIDEDPTINLDTPKLEKKLPRVLTVEEVERLLDQPDIRDPLGFRDKTMLELLYSTGIRVSELIALTTEDVNLDVGFLRCTGKGSKERIVPIGSFAVTYLKEYVDNVRRLLIKDKNTDILFVNHLGKALTRQGFWKIIKKYARMAGINKEITPHTLRHSFATHLIENGADLRAVQEMLGHADISTTQIYTHLTKTHIKEVYDKTHPRA, encoded by the coding sequence ATGGAGGAAATGATAAGGCAATTTTTAAATTTTATAAGTGTTGAAAAAGGCCTTGCGCCCAATACTATTGAATCATATCAGAGAGATTTACAAAACTATCTGCGTTTCTTAAAATCGCAAAATGTTACAGATTTTAACTTCACATCAAAAACGACGATAATTTCTTACCTTTTGCTCATGCAGAAAAGCGGAAAGGCCAGCAGCAGCATCTCACGGGCTTGCGCAGCAATAAAATCGTTTTATCATTTTCTTATGCGTGAACGTTATATAGATGAAGATCCTACTATTAACTTGGATACTCCAAAACTAGAAAAAAAACTTCCAAGAGTTTTAACAGTAGAAGAGGTTGAAAGACTTTTAGACCAACCAGATATCAGGGATCCGCTTGGATTTAGGGATAAAACGATGCTGGAATTGTTATATTCTACTGGCATAAGAGTCTCGGAATTAATCGCTTTGACTACAGAAGACGTAAATCTGGATGTGGGTTTTTTGCGTTGTACCGGTAAAGGTTCAAAAGAAAGAATAGTTCCAATAGGATCCTTTGCTGTAACCTACTTGAAAGAATATGTTGATAACGTGAGAAGACTTCTGATAAAGGACAAAAATACCGATATTCTTTTCGTGAATCATTTGGGCAAAGCGTTAACTAGACAAGGTTTTTGGAAAATAATAAAAAAATACGCTCGAATGGCGGGAATCAATAAAGAAATAACTCCTCATACCCTTCGACATTCGTTCGCAACCCACCTTATTGAAAATGGCGCAGATTTAAGAGCGGTTCAGGAAATGTTGGGTCACGCGGATATATCTACAACCCAGATTTATACACATTTGACAAAAACCCACATAAAAGAAGTATATGATAAAACACATCCCAGAGCTTAA
- a CDS encoding D-alanyl-D-alanine carboxypeptidase family protein — MMSSLNNKRKRAILCFLILIFSIVNNANLYAQPYPDIKSSSAVLIDAQSGTVLYEKNAHERMEPASITKIMTLLVAFDAIAQGKANLKDKVKVSERAWKTGGSQVFLGPGEEQALESLMKCITIASANDASVAVAEYIGGSVEGFVKLMNEKAKSLGMNNTHFTNPHGLPDPNNYSTAYDIAIMSRELVKYPKFFEWSTVWVDYLEHTDKKREPTMLANTNKLLGKYEGLDGLKTGFHAKAGYCFAGTAKRGNLRLISVVLNSPTSNDRFEDTKKLLDYGFGKYDSIQVAKKNEVLVQLPVEKGIKKQVDIIASRDLNILVERGKENAIGTKLEIPDRLRAPLAGGQMIGKLIAEKDGKVVGEVDLVTSEGIEKAGLFYIFRKLIGNLFDF; from the coding sequence ATGATGTCGAGTTTAAATAATAAAAGGAAAAGGGCTATATTATGCTTTTTAATATTAATTTTTTCAATTGTCAACAACGCGAATTTATATGCCCAGCCTTATCCTGATATCAAGTCTTCTTCGGCGGTGCTGATAGACGCGCAAAGCGGTACTGTGTTGTATGAAAAGAACGCCCATGAGCGGATGGAACCGGCGAGCATTACAAAAATAATGACTCTCCTTGTAGCTTTTGATGCCATAGCTCAGGGAAAAGCAAACCTTAAAGATAAGGTCAAAGTAAGCGAAAGGGCGTGGAAAACCGGCGGCAGTCAGGTCTTTTTGGGACCGGGTGAAGAACAGGCGCTGGAAAGTTTGATGAAATGTATAACAATAGCCTCGGCCAATGATGCGTCGGTTGCCGTGGCCGAATATATAGGAGGAAGTGTGGAAGGATTTGTAAAGTTAATGAACGAAAAGGCAAAGTCTCTTGGAATGAATAATACCCATTTTACCAACCCCCACGGCTTACCAGATCCCAATAATTATTCTACCGCTTATGATATTGCTATAATGAGTAGGGAGCTAGTCAAGTATCCAAAATTCTTTGAATGGTCTACTGTATGGGTAGACTATTTAGAACATACCGATAAAAAACGCGAGCCTACAATGCTGGCGAATACCAATAAGCTCTTGGGGAAATATGAAGGATTAGATGGTTTAAAAACTGGTTTTCACGCAAAGGCCGGATATTGTTTCGCCGGGACGGCCAAACGAGGGAATTTGCGGTTGATATCGGTTGTGTTAAATTCGCCTACTTCAAATGATCGCTTTGAAGACACCAAGAAGCTTTTAGATTATGGTTTTGGAAAATACGATTCGATACAAGTTGCAAAAAAGAATGAAGTTTTAGTCCAGTTACCGGTGGAAAAAGGAATAAAAAAACAGGTAGATATTATAGCGTCTCGCGACCTCAATATATTGGTTGAGAGAGGCAAAGAGAATGCTATTGGTACCAAATTGGAAATACCGGATAGATTGAGAGCTCCTCTTGCAGGGGGACAGATGATAGGAAAATTAATCGCGGAAAAAGACGGTAAAGTCGTAGGAGAAGTAGATCTAGTGACTTCGGAGGGAATCGAAAAAGCAGGTTTATTTTATATATTCAGAAAACTTATCGGGAACTTGTTCGATTTTTAA
- the spoIIAA gene encoding anti-sigma F factor antagonist, which yields MGVTFKVYNDILIVNLKGELDHHMVRIVNEKLDEYLMRQTFKKILFNFKHVNFMDSSGVGMLIGRYKSFQKIGGKVGAVNLGKQVRRIFEISGLFNIIPCYNDEIEASEKM from the coding sequence ATGGGGGTAACGTTTAAAGTTTATAACGACATTTTAATTGTAAATTTAAAGGGAGAACTGGACCATCATATGGTGCGGATAGTAAACGAAAAGCTGGATGAATATTTAATGCGACAGACTTTTAAAAAGATATTATTTAACTTCAAGCATGTAAATTTTATGGATAGTTCTGGGGTAGGGATGTTAATTGGAAGATATAAATCCTTTCAAAAAATTGGGGGTAAGGTGGGTGCAGTAAACTTAGGTAAACAAGTAAGGCGGATTTTTGAGATTTCGGGTCTTTTCAATATAATCCCTTGCTACAACGATGAAATAGAAGCTAGTGAAAAAATGTAG
- the spoIIM gene encoding stage II sporulation protein M: MNYFILKIANYMKQNIGYYLLVVFILVSGIVLGSFSVGLLSDAQKQELLNYVELFFSNVRNVNIDSSVVFYTSVLNNLKTALVINLAGLFVISFPLIPAVIFFRGYILGFTVGFLASEFGIKGCIFAAFSILPQNIITIPVILSIGVTGICFAVAVIKNRKRMDKREYLNMTASYVLLNLGFCLFLILAGLIEGYISPVFIKLFSTYI, translated from the coding sequence TTGAATTACTTTATTTTAAAAATAGCAAATTATATGAAACAGAATATAGGCTATTACTTGCTAGTAGTCTTTATACTGGTGTCGGGCATCGTTTTAGGGAGCTTTTCTGTGGGATTGCTTTCGGATGCACAAAAGCAGGAACTTCTAAATTATGTTGAATTATTTTTTTCTAACGTGAGGAATGTAAATATAGATTCTTCAGTAGTATTTTATACATCGGTTCTCAACAACCTCAAGACGGCTCTTGTTATAAACCTCGCCGGTCTTTTTGTTATAAGCTTTCCATTAATACCTGCAGTCATCTTTTTCAGGGGGTATATTTTAGGTTTTACAGTAGGATTCTTAGCATCTGAATTCGGAATTAAAGGGTGCATTTTTGCTGCATTTTCAATACTTCCTCAGAATATCATTACAATACCGGTGATCCTTTCTATTGGGGTTACAGGAATTTGTTTTGCAGTTGCAGTAATCAAAAATAGGAAAAGGATGGATAAAAGAGAATATTTGAATATGACTGCAAGTTATGTGCTATTGAATTTGGGATTTTGCTTATTTTTAATCCTGGCGGGTTTAATAGAAGGGTATATTTCTCCAGTATTTATTAAACTTTTTTCAACGTACATTTAA